In Paracoccus fistulariae, a single window of DNA contains:
- a CDS encoding DUF2268 domain-containing putative Zn-dependent protease (predicted Zn-dependent protease with a strongly conserved HExxH motif) — protein MTVWNIHFLSARNELVDVMSECRAAARKAVAGVRQHAELPRFDLVVRAGRDVAPDWGMSADLPAAGVIHLTLNPERFDEALVIRSLTRKLHQVIRRDLVGQDRSLGDALVSEGLAGHFVLQVLGGQPDPWDRTTLTSGVARKAMNEWSRPDFDQPRWFLGKGDIRKWGGYALGHKLIAQHLAMDPGQDAVSLAGLRADAFRPTMRKLVNEDGPAPQDDPEADRPTEPAASVGEG, from the coding sequence ATGACAGTGTGGAACATCCATTTCCTCAGCGCGCGGAACGAGCTTGTCGATGTGATGAGCGAATGTCGCGCGGCTGCGCGCAAGGCCGTCGCGGGCGTCCGTCAGCATGCCGAATTGCCGCGTTTCGATCTGGTCGTCAGGGCCGGACGCGATGTGGCCCCGGATTGGGGCATGTCGGCAGATCTGCCCGCCGCGGGCGTGATCCATCTGACCCTCAACCCCGAACGCTTTGATGAGGCGCTGGTGATCCGCAGCCTGACGCGCAAGCTGCATCAGGTGATCCGCCGCGATCTGGTCGGTCAGGATCGTTCGCTTGGCGATGCGCTGGTCAGCGAAGGTCTGGCCGGGCATTTCGTGCTGCAGGTTCTGGGCGGTCAGCCCGACCCCTGGGACCGGACGACGCTGACCTCGGGCGTGGCGCGCAAGGCGATGAACGAATGGTCGCGCCCGGATTTCGATCAGCCACGCTGGTTTCTGGGCAAGGGCGATATCCGCAAATGGGGCGGCTATGCGCTGGGGCACAAGCTGATCGCGCAGCATCTGGCGATGGATCCGGGTCAGGATGCGGTATCCTTGGCTGGCCTGCGCGCGGATGCGTTCCGGCCCACCATGCGCAAACTGGTCAATGAGGACGGACCGGCCCCGCAGGACGATCCCGAAGCGGATCGCCCGACGGAACCGGCGGCGTCTGTGGGCGAAGGCTGA